A window of Fragaria vesca subsp. vesca linkage group LG7, FraVesHawaii_1.0, whole genome shotgun sequence contains these coding sequences:
- the LOC101300969 gene encoding uncharacterized protein LOC101300969 translates to MGEPQPQPLPLPPSSPRYQKPEAKSSPVFDAQASPAISLQPASNKKGPSKSKKLLRRFRAVFRSFPIITPSCKIPVSLHHGGRIGEGHIHGGIRMTGTLFGNRRARVSLAIQESPKCLPVLVIELGIPTGKLLQDMGTGLVRIALECEKRPGDKTKIVDEPIWMLYCNGKKSGYGVRREATDDDLSVMQVLQAISMGAGVIPNDGGELPDGEIMYMRAQFERVIGSKDSETYYMLNPDGNNGPELSVFFVRV, encoded by the coding sequence ATGGGGGAACCACAACCGCAGCCGCTGCCACTGCCTCCGTCCTCGCCGCGTTATCAAAAACCGGAAGCAAAGTCATCACCTGTGTTTGATGCACAAGCATCACCTGCCATCTCCCTCCAACCCGCATCAAACAAAAAAGGCCCCTCAAAATCCAAAAAGCTTCTCCGGCGCTTCCGTGCTGTTTTCCGGTCATTTCCCATCATAACCCCGTCGTGCAAGATCCCGGTGTCTCTCCACCACGGCGGCCGAATCGGGGAAGGACACATCCACGGTGGTATCAGGATGACTGGAACCCTATTTGGGAACCGCAGAGCTAGGGTGAGCCTTGCGATCCAAGAAAGCCCTAAGTGCCTCCCCGTTCTCGTAATTGAGCTAGGGATTCCCACGGGAAAGCTTCTCCAGGACATGGGAACTGGGTTAGTGAGGATAGCGCTCGAGTGTGAGAAGAGACCAGGTGATAAGACTAAGATCGTCGATGAGCCGATATGGATGTTGTATTGCAATGGGAAGAAATCGGGGTATGGGGTCCGGAGGGAAGCGACGGACGATGATTTGAGTGTCATGCAAGTATTGCAAGCAATTTCTATGGGAGCCGGGGTGATACCAAATGACGGCGGCGAGTTGCCGGACGGCGAGATCATGTACATGAGAGCACAGTTCGAGCGTGTGATCGGGTCCAAGGATTCGGAAACTTACTACATGTTGAATCCCGATGGGAATAACGGGCCTGAGCTTAGTGTGTTCTTCGTAAGGGTCTAG
- the LOC101309872 gene encoding 3-hydroxybenzoate 6-hydroxylase 1-like: MKMSTNMEMAEDAGENIVIVGGGICGLATALALHRKGIRSLVLERSESLRATGAAIILHANGWRALDQLGVASSLRQTSIPILSAQFTSLDDDRLQQIPVWKDELRCVKRTDLMNILADNLPQNTIRFGCYVLSIELDPIISSPVLKLQDGTSLNAKVVIGCDGLNSMISYMLGVRPTNTFNVCVIRGFTSCPSGHEFGSEFKMAKKDDVQVGLIPMTTSLVYWFVTGKYISQKFKVSQSKKLIGDMAAASMKDFKRS, from the exons ATGAAGATGAGTACAAATATGGAGATGGCAGAGGATGCAGGAGAAAATATTGTGATTGTGGGTGGTGGGATTTGCGGCCTTGCCACTGCTCTTGCTCTTCACAG GAAGGGCATAAGAAGCTTGGTCTTAGAAAGATCAGAGAGTCTGCGAGCAACGGGAGCGGCTATCATTCTTCATGCTAACGGATGGCGTGCACTTGATCAACTTGGTGTTGCCTCCTCTCTCAGACAAACTAGTATTCCTATTCTATC GGCACAATTCACCTCACTTGATGATGACAGGCTACAACAAATACCAGTTTG GAAAGATGAGTTACGATGTGTGAAAAGGACTGATCTGATGAATATCTTGGCTGATAATTTGCCACAAAACACTATACGTTTTGGGTGCTATGTACTCTCTATCGAGTTGGATCCCATCATTTCTTCTCCAGTTCTTAAACTTCAAGATGGAACCAGTTTGAATGCCAAG GTTGTGATCGGATGTGATGGACTGAACTCGATGATTTCATACATGTTGGGGGTGAGGCCTACAAATACATTTAATGTCTGTGTTATTAGAGGTTTCACAAGTTGTCCGAGTGGTCATGAATTCGGTAGTGAGTTCAAGATGGCCAAAAAAGATGATGTTCAAGTTGGACTAATTCCCATGACCACCAGCCTGGTTTATTGGTTCGTCACTGGCAAATATATTTCTCAAA AGTTCAAGGTCTCCCAGAGCAAGAAACTAATCGGGGACATGGCAGCTGCATCAATGAAGGACTTCAAGAGATCATAG
- the LOC101309583 gene encoding cytosolic sulfotransferase 15-like — protein sequence MAITENQSADHEEEKLSDECKAHLLSLPKEKGWRTLHQYQFQGFWCQAAEIQSIMAFQNHFQASDSDVVLASIPKSGTTWLKALAFAVVNRHRFDIKSHPLLTSNPHHLVPFLEYNLYADNQLPDLSKFPEPRLFGTHVPYPSLGTIKKSNCKIVYICRNPFDTFVSTWHFINKGKPQSQAPMLLEEAFDMYCKGIIGFGPFWEHMLGYWKESLNRPDKVLFLKYEDMKEDGAFHLKRLAKFLEYPFTLEEERNGVIQDIEKLCSFETMKKLEVNKSGMFVKNFENKSLFRKAEVGDWVNYLNPKMAERLSKVIEERLGGSGLRFNVFS from the coding sequence ATGGCTATCACAGAAAACCAGTCGGCTGATCACGAAGAAGAAAAGCTTAGTGATGAGTGCAAGGCCCACCTTCTTTCTCTTCCAAAAGAGAAGGGCTGGAGAACCCTTCACCAATATCAATTCCAGGGCTTCTGGTGCCAAGCAGCTGAAATCCAATCCATAATGGCTTTCCAGAACCACTTCCAAGCTAGTGACTCCGACGTAGTCTTGGCCAGCATCCCAAAATCTGGCACAACATGGTTAAAAGCCTTGGCTTTTGCTGTCGTGAACCGACACCGTTTCGACATCAAGAGCCATCCCTTGCTCACTTCCAACCCTCATCATCTTGTGCCATTCCTCGAGTACAATCTTTATGCAGACAACCAACTTCCTGATCTCTCCAAATTTCCTGAGCCACGACTGTTTGGGACACACGTCCCGTATCCTTCGTTGGGTACAATCAAAAAGTCCAACTGTAAGATAGTTTATATCTGCAGAAACCCATTCGACACATTTGTTTCTACTTGGCATTTCATCAACAAAGGGAAGCCACAGTCTCAAGCTCCAATGTTGCTTGAGGAGGCCTTTGATATGTATTGCAAAGGCATCATTGGGTTTGGTCCATTTTGGGAGCACATGTTGGGGTACTGGAAAGAGAGCTTGAACAGACCCGACAAAGTCTTGTTCTTGAAATACGAGGACATGAAGGAGGATGGTGCATTTCACTTGAAAAGATTGGCAAAGTTTTTGGAGTACCCTTTTACTCTGGAAGAGGAGAGAAATGGGGTGATTCAAGACATAGAAAAGCTCTGTTCTTTTGAGACCATGAAGAAATTGGAGGTGAATAAAAGTGGCATGTTTGTCAAGAACTTTGAGAATAAGAGCCTCTTCAGAAAAGCTGAGGTGGGAGATTGGGTTAACTATTTGAACCCTAAGATGGCGGAGAGATTGTCCAAAGTTATAGAAGAAAGGTTGGGTGGATCTGGTTTGCGATTCAATGTGTTTTCCTAG
- the LOC101309290 gene encoding uncharacterized protein LOC101309290 yields MDWYFGNGIDDLVVPNDGGSDRLPSPDSWSKWGISASECFQSPNKCYSMYPQFSKEVNFSGKGLLDEGEMGTSANDRDLSSSSSVCEGLSDDSLQKTSLSYNRTYNQLEDLAGLQQMDDIFLSSLLDDLPGVENVHKSFFFRSDSSGMLASDSISTSMNLETQSISSSVHSAGSSKYLKTHAFSPELGSEKGHTTISHISPCNSERNDCSPIKAQTDKLMLPTEQGCMHGGADDETSVEESVLQELEMVMTQLTEKTRICFRDALYRLADNSKGNHVTQSQDRDLAIEKPSSWADHDETTRSGSKKVTESETNTIDRAIANLMFNEIDFNAQDLSGGSSSDSKHEFNGASGQQLSENSYRPEVSHSHHNSVLPHDAEVPTLGQRDMHKNFTINAGGKRKTPMTEFGSATEF; encoded by the exons ATGGATTGGTATTTCGGTAACGGGATCGATGACCTTGTTGTCCCAAATGATGGAGGATCTGACAGGCTTCCATCACCAGATAGCTGGTCGAAGTGGGGGATAAGTGCATCTGAGTGCTTTCAGTCCCCGAATAAATGCTATTCCATGTATCCACAATTCAGTAAAGAAGTCAACTTCAGTGGGAAAGGTTTATTAGATGAAGGTGAGATGGGAACTTCTGCTAATGACAGAGATCTATCTAGCAGTTCAAGTGTTTGTGAAGGATTGTCTGATGACTCTCTTCAGAAGACCTCACTTTCTTACAATCGGACCTACAATCAACTTGAGGACCTAGCAGGACTCCAACAGATGGATGACATATTCTT GAGTTCCTTACTTGATGATCTTCCTGGGGTAGAAAATGTACATAAATCGTTCTTTTTCCGTTCTGATTCCAGTGGCATGTTAGCGAGTGATAGTATTTCGACAAGCATGAATTTGGAAACACAAAGTATTTCAAGCAGTGTTCACAGTGCTGGCAGCTCAAAATATCTCAAAACTCATGCATTTTCACCGGAATTGGGTTCAGAGAAGGGGCATACCACTATCTCACATATCAGTCCCTGCAACTCAGAGCGTAATGACTGCTCACCAATAAAG GCACAGACAGATAAACTCATGCTTCCAACTGAGCAAGGGTGCATGCATGGTGGTGCGGATGATGAAACATCAGTTGAAGAATCTGTATTGCAGGAGCTGGAAATGGTGATGACACAG TTGACTGAAAAGACCCGAATCTGTTTTCGAGATGCTTTGTATCGTCTTGCTGATAACTCAAAAGGGAATCATGTTACACAGAGCCAGGACAGAGACCTTGCCATTGAGAAACCGTCTTCATGGGCAGACCATGATGAAACAACAAG GTCTGGAAGCAAGAAAGTCACAGAATCAGAGACAAACACCATTGACCGAGCAATTGCGAACCTCATGTTTAATGAGATTGACTTCAATGCACAAGACCTCTCTGGAGGATCATCATCAGACTCCAAACATGAATTCAATGGAGCTTCTGGGCAACAACTATCTGAAAATTCCTACCGGCCGGAAGTCTCTCATTCGCATCACAATTCAGTTTTGCCACATGATGCTGAAGTTCCAACACTTGGTCAAAGAGACATGCATAAAAATTTCACAATAAATGCTGGTGGAAAGAGGAAGACTCCAATGACGGAGTTTGGCTCTGCGACCGAGTTCTAA